A window from Frischella perrara encodes these proteins:
- a CDS encoding YfcZ/YiiS family protein: MSDSKNKCKGNETSACCCVDVGTIIDNDDCSTEFKAVFPSEELAQEKLAVLSQTAREVESEPCQIKSKIEKVTDGYELTANFHFSCGSECLIFQLRLR; the protein is encoded by the coding sequence ATGTCAGATTCTAAAAATAAATGTAAAGGTAATGAAACGTCAGCTTGTTGTTGTGTTGATGTAGGTACAATTATTGATAATGATGATTGTTCGACAGAATTTAAAGCTGTTTTTCCGTCTGAAGAGTTAGCTCAGGAAAAACTTGCGGTGCTTTCGCAAACTGCGCGTGAAGTTGAATCTGAACCTTGTCAAATTAAAAGTAAAATTGAGAAGGTAACCGATGGTTATGAATTAACAGCCAATTTCCATTTTAGCTGTGGTTCAGAATGTTTGATTTTTCAACTCAGATTACGCTAA
- the ispA gene encoding (2E,6E)-farnesyl diphosphate synthase: MKNAFNSFHELYTHRVNNVLEESIKSITPSLLKTAMSYSLLAGGKRIRPFLVYATGKMFDCQLDKLDIPAAAIEVIHTYSLIHDDLPAMDNDNLRRGMPTCHVQFDEATAILAGDALQTFAFSLLAQTSHLDANCKIDLINELSHASGSNGMCLGQSLDLQSEHCIISYDELKTIHSYKTGALIRAAVRLGMLVAGQKALEYQEQLSRFANHIGLAFQIQDDVLDEIGDVKTMGKEQGADKQLEKNTYISLLGLEKSIQITQQLYQQAIEELNKIPYNSDPLRQLAEFIINRRC; encoded by the coding sequence ATGAAAAATGCCTTCAATTCGTTTCATGAGCTTTATACTCATAGAGTTAATAATGTTCTTGAAGAGTCTATTAAATCAATAACGCCCTCATTACTGAAAACAGCAATGTCCTACAGTTTACTTGCTGGTGGTAAACGTATTCGACCTTTTCTAGTTTATGCCACTGGGAAAATGTTTGATTGCCAACTTGATAAACTTGATATACCCGCTGCTGCAATTGAAGTCATCCATACCTATTCACTTATACATGACGATTTACCAGCAATGGATAATGATAATTTAAGAAGAGGTATGCCGACTTGCCATGTCCAATTTGATGAAGCAACAGCAATTCTTGCGGGGGATGCATTACAAACTTTTGCTTTTTCATTACTTGCTCAGACTTCTCATCTTGATGCCAATTGTAAAATTGATTTGATTAATGAGTTAAGTCATGCCTCTGGCAGTAATGGTATGTGTCTTGGACAGTCTTTAGATTTGCAATCTGAACATTGTATTATATCGTATGATGAGCTTAAAACTATTCATTCCTATAAAACAGGCGCTTTAATTAGAGCAGCTGTTCGATTAGGTATGTTAGTTGCTGGTCAAAAAGCGCTTGAATACCAAGAGCAGTTAAGTCGCTTTGCTAATCACATTGGTTTAGCCTTCCAAATACAAGACGATGTATTAGATGAAATTGGTGATGTAAAAACAATGGGTAAAGAGCAAGGTGCAGATAAACAATTGGAAAAAAATACTTATATTTCTTTACTCGGATTAGAAAAATCTATACAAATTACCCAACAACTTTATCAGCAAGCTATCGAAGAACTTAATAAAATACCTTATAATAGTGATCCTTTACGTCAACTAGCCGAATTTATAATAAATCGTCGCTGCTAA
- the rplY gene encoding 50S ribosomal protein L25 codes for MFTLQAEARTEQGKSASRRLRHAGKFPAIIYGGSEAPIAITLDHNQVFNMQEKPEFYSEVLTIAVAGKDVKVKIQAVQRHAYKPKLLHMDFVRA; via the coding sequence ATGTTTACATTACAAGCTGAAGCAAGAACTGAACAGGGTAAGAGTGCGAGCCGCCGCCTGCGTCATGCTGGTAAATTCCCAGCAATTATTTATGGTGGATCTGAAGCGCCAATCGCGATAACTCTTGATCATAACCAAGTATTTAACATGCAAGAAAAACCAGAATTTTATTCTGAAGTTTTAACCATTGCTGTAGCTGGTAAAGACGTAAAAGTGAAAATCCAAGCTGTTCAACGTCATGCGTATAAACCAAAATTACTACACATGGACTTTGTTAGAGCATAA
- the xseB gene encoding exodeoxyribonuclease VII small subunit, whose protein sequence is MTKKQNNSLTFEETLKELEMIVSKLEMGNLPLDEALNEFEKGVKLAKQGQVQLQQAEQRIQILLTENDDASLTDFSPIEN, encoded by the coding sequence ATGACTAAAAAGCAAAATAACTCCCTCACCTTTGAAGAAACGCTTAAAGAACTTGAAATGATCGTCAGTAAACTTGAAATGGGTAATCTTCCTTTAGATGAAGCATTAAATGAATTTGAAAAAGGTGTTAAATTGGCAAAACAAGGTCAGGTTCAATTGCAACAAGCAGAACAGCGAATCCAAATTCTACTTACTGAAAATGACGATGCATCATTAACTGATTTTTCACCCATTGAAAATTAA
- the zapA gene encoding cell division protein ZapA — MDTQVVNIQVFGRTLKLTCPVNEVESLDLAAKDLDNRLNELRHKTKLMNSDQLIITAALNMSYELTKQKQKNMQLENQFNDRLKKIQNLLDNVLNSNSL, encoded by the coding sequence ATGGATACTCAAGTTGTTAATATTCAGGTATTTGGCAGAACACTTAAACTTACTTGTCCTGTTAATGAAGTTGAATCACTTGATTTAGCAGCAAAAGATCTGGATAATAGACTTAATGAATTACGTCATAAAACTAAATTAATGAATAGTGATCAGTTAATCATCACAGCCGCATTGAATATGTCTTACGAGCTTACTAAGCAAAAACAAAAAAATATGCAGCTTGAAAATCAGTTTAATGACCGTTTAAAAAAAATACAGAATTTGCTTGATAATGTACTAAATTCGAATAGTTTATGA
- the dxs gene encoding 1-deoxy-D-xylulose-5-phosphate synthase — MNLEHYPFLEQINSPNDLRNFSLNQLPEISEELRHFLLNSVSRTSGHLASGLGVVELTVALHYVYNTPFDQLIWDVGHQAYPHKILTGRRDQMLTIRKKGGLHPFPWRDESEYDVLSTGHSSTSISAALGIAIAEQTEQSGRKIVCVIGDGALTAGMAFEALNHAGHLKPNMLVILNDNDMSISQNIGGLNQHLTHILTSRTYASFRNSSKKVLSGIPPVRMFLKKTEEQLKNLITPINLFTQLGFNYTGPIDGHDIDSLVSTLSQIRQLEGPQLLHVVTQKGKGYPPAEKNPVLWHGVPQFNPNEGIINSSKSKTESFSQIFGDWLCDMAQHDKKLVAITPAMSEGSGMVKFAENYPDQFYDVAIAEQHAITFAAGLAIRGKKPIVAIYSTFLQRGYDQLIHDVALQNLPVLFAIDRAGIVGADGPTHQGAFDISFLRCIPNLIIMTPSTANECRDMLYTGYLHNGPAVVRYPRGEADGILQQSMQIIPIGKSQLICHGNTIAILNFGCLLSEVLQSAKQLNATVIDMRFVKPLDEEAILDIAKTHKTLVTIEENAIQGGAGSAVNEFILTKKLKCDMLNIGLPDVFIQQGNQTEIRDEMGLTADKITRKIKNFIKQ; from the coding sequence ATGAACCTTGAGCATTATCCGTTTTTAGAACAGATTAATTCACCAAACGATTTGAGAAATTTTTCGCTAAATCAATTACCAGAGATTAGTGAAGAACTTCGCCATTTCCTATTAAATTCTGTAAGTCGTACGAGCGGGCATTTAGCTTCTGGTCTAGGCGTTGTTGAGTTAACCGTTGCATTACATTATGTTTATAATACACCATTTGATCAGCTTATCTGGGATGTAGGTCATCAAGCATATCCTCATAAGATATTAACAGGAAGACGTGATCAAATGCTGACCATCCGAAAAAAAGGCGGGCTTCATCCATTTCCTTGGCGTGACGAGAGTGAATATGATGTATTATCAACAGGTCATTCTTCTACCTCAATTAGTGCTGCATTAGGAATTGCCATTGCGGAACAAACTGAACAATCGGGAAGAAAAATAGTTTGTGTAATTGGTGATGGTGCTCTAACAGCAGGTATGGCATTTGAAGCGCTCAATCATGCTGGTCACTTAAAACCAAATATGTTAGTTATTCTTAACGACAATGATATGTCTATCTCACAAAATATTGGTGGACTTAATCAACATTTAACACATATTCTAACAAGTCGAACTTACGCTTCATTTCGTAACAGTAGCAAAAAGGTATTATCTGGTATTCCACCAGTTAGAATGTTCTTAAAGAAAACTGAAGAACAACTTAAAAATTTAATTACACCAATAAACCTATTTACTCAACTCGGTTTTAATTATACAGGACCGATTGATGGGCATGATATTGATAGTTTAGTCAGCACATTATCTCAAATCCGTCAACTTGAAGGACCTCAATTATTACACGTCGTTACCCAGAAAGGTAAAGGCTATCCACCGGCGGAAAAAAATCCCGTTTTATGGCATGGTGTACCTCAATTTAACCCTAATGAAGGGATAATTAACTCATCAAAATCTAAAACTGAAAGTTTTTCGCAAATTTTTGGTGATTGGCTTTGTGACATGGCTCAACATGATAAAAAGTTAGTTGCAATTACTCCTGCAATGAGTGAAGGCTCTGGTATGGTTAAATTTGCTGAAAATTATCCTGACCAATTTTATGATGTGGCAATTGCTGAGCAACATGCAATAACCTTTGCTGCAGGCCTAGCTATTAGAGGGAAAAAACCGATAGTTGCTATTTATTCTACCTTCTTACAACGTGGTTATGATCAGCTTATACATGATGTTGCTTTACAAAATTTGCCTGTACTATTTGCGATTGATCGTGCTGGCATTGTAGGTGCTGATGGTCCGACACACCAAGGTGCATTTGATATTAGTTTCTTACGCTGTATTCCTAATTTAATAATTATGACCCCAAGTACAGCAAATGAATGCCGCGATATGCTTTATACTGGTTATTTACATAATGGTCCTGCCGTCGTGCGCTATCCCCGCGGTGAAGCTGATGGTATACTCCAACAATCAATGCAAATTATACCGATTGGTAAAAGTCAATTAATTTGCCATGGCAATACTATTGCAATATTAAATTTTGGTTGTTTATTAAGCGAAGTGTTACAATCTGCTAAACAGCTTAATGCAACCGTAATTGATATGCGGTTCGTAAAACCTTTGGATGAAGAAGCAATTCTCGATATTGCTAAAACACACAAAACCTTGGTAACCATAGAAGAAAATGCAATTCAGGGTGGTGCAGGCAGCGCTGTGAATGAATTTATTCTGACGAAAAAATTAAAATGTGATATGTTAAATATAGGATTACCTGATGTTTTTATTCAGCAAGGAAACCAAACTGAAATTCGCGATGAGATGGGTTTAACTGCTGATAAAATCACCAGAAAGATTAAAAATTTTATTAAACAATAG
- a CDS encoding autotransporter assembly complex protein TamA produces the protein MGLVVKGLPDALQNNVDARLSLLDPDQIDDTPYFKQSLEDEIKKALRALGYYSPTFEYHISSKPDKLIVVVHKGQPVLIEQTNVNVLGEGSKDPDYINLLKSDLPNKGTILNHGDYDSFKKQLQHIALRKGYFDADLTKHQLAVADKIHQAFWNIDFNTGQRYHFGNVTFNESVIRKSYLRNIIPFEHGESYTSDQLSLFNRRLSSTNWFSSVTVIPLINQVDENKNIPIQVITVPRRKNSVDVGLGYSNDNGIRSRLGWNKPWINNRGHSFRSDLALSSPEQSISGVYKIPLYRSPLEDYYTIQGGYKKINNKDTDSRSYSIGLIRNWDIFQGWQRAAGLNVMYDNFKQADDSFRTFLFYPSLSLSRVRSNDNLFPLWADSQRYSLEAAAEDIASDINFIRFQTQQVWIRSPLDDHRFIARGNLGIIQASSFERVPPSFRFFAGGDRSIRGYSFNSISPKDKKGKLKGATKLVTGSLEYQYNLTGAWWGAVFVDTGEAIDKFDDTDFHTGTGVGIRWVSPIGPIKLDIATPMNSSKSSVHFYIGLGTEL, from the coding sequence ATGGGTTTAGTTGTAAAGGGATTACCTGATGCATTGCAAAACAATGTGGATGCGCGTTTATCCTTACTCGATCCAGATCAGATTGATGATACACCCTATTTCAAACAATCTTTGGAAGACGAAATAAAAAAAGCATTACGTGCGCTTGGTTATTATTCGCCGACTTTTGAATATCATATTTCGAGTAAGCCTGATAAACTTATTGTGGTTGTTCATAAAGGTCAACCGGTTTTAATTGAACAAACTAATGTGAATGTTCTAGGCGAAGGTTCTAAAGATCCTGATTATATTAATTTATTAAAGAGCGATTTGCCAAATAAAGGAACTATTTTAAATCATGGTGATTATGATAGTTTCAAGAAACAGCTACAACACATCGCGTTACGAAAAGGTTATTTTGATGCTGATTTGACTAAGCATCAATTAGCCGTGGCAGATAAAATACATCAAGCCTTTTGGAATATTGATTTTAATACTGGGCAACGCTACCATTTTGGTAATGTGACGTTTAATGAAAGTGTAATTCGTAAATCTTATTTAAGGAATATTATTCCTTTTGAACATGGTGAAAGTTATACTTCAGATCAATTATCCTTATTTAACCGTCGATTATCTTCAACTAATTGGTTTAGTTCTGTTACGGTCATACCATTAATTAATCAAGTGGATGAGAATAAAAATATACCAATTCAAGTTATTACAGTACCCCGTAGAAAAAATAGTGTTGACGTCGGGTTAGGTTATTCTAATGATAATGGAATTAGAAGCCGTTTGGGTTGGAATAAACCTTGGATAAATAATAGAGGGCATAGTTTCCGGAGTGATTTAGCTTTATCTTCGCCGGAACAATCAATTTCGGGTGTTTACAAAATTCCTTTATATCGATCGCCTTTGGAAGACTATTATACAATTCAAGGTGGATATAAGAAGATAAATAATAAAGATACTGATTCGCGATCTTATTCGATTGGCTTGATCCGTAACTGGGATATATTTCAAGGGTGGCAACGGGCGGCTGGTTTAAATGTGATGTACGATAACTTTAAGCAGGCCGATGATAGTTTTAGGACCTTTTTATTTTATCCTTCGCTTAGTCTATCAAGAGTGAGAAGCAATGATAATTTGTTTCCTTTATGGGCTGATTCACAACGTTATTCACTTGAGGCTGCCGCAGAAGATATTGCCTCGGATATCAATTTTATTCGCTTTCAAACACAGCAAGTTTGGATTCGTTCTCCTTTAGATGATCACCGTTTTATTGCGCGCGGTAATTTAGGTATTATTCAAGCCAGTAGCTTTGAACGTGTACCACCTTCGTTTCGTTTTTTTGCTGGAGGTGATAGAAGTATACGCGGTTATAGTTTTAATTCTATTTCACCAAAAGATAAAAAAGGTAAACTTAAAGGTGCAACAAAACTTGTTACAGGTTCTTTAGAGTATCAATATAATTTAACCGGTGCTTGGTGGGGGGCTGTATTTGTAGATACAGGTGAAGCAATAGATAAATTTGACGATACAGATTTTCATACGGGCACAGGAGTAGGTATAAGATGGGTTTCACCTATAGGTCCTATTAAATTAGATATTGCAACGCCTATGAACAGTTCAAAATCATCAGTTCATTTTTATATCGGCTTGGGAACTGAGTTATAA
- a CDS encoding translocation/assembly module TamB domain-containing protein, whose translation MKNPKRISKIKKIKRIRKWKIRSLVVLCTIIFIIVLLFTFIYTSLGIKVISRVLEKVVPEVHIGHVTGALNNLEIDDFSYTMNGVDVSVGKSKLSLSGLCLIEGKICIKNFEAQDVSVNINTANISSGDDEITHSEPELKSTERFVLKTPLPIELRSAILNNVNVNVDQMHFGLSTFQGRATWINELIYVSPTTAMDVKAIFPDTIDDPHLVTKEKQSPQAINEIIEDLFNKPLISSLPTVNIPLDFHVSHLTGTGWQLHMGGEDYFFNDVVIEANTNNNLIEARLVETDAKSNYGNGHIQVKGHIKLGEQWPINATINGKTDGKKFTELNSQFDGQLLGVLSNQTNIKGNNQAKIRAKINFSEKYLPITTKINGKHLQWPLEGKADYQLNDFSIDLSGLVNHYNFNAEGNLFSKELSKAYFNVQSDGTNEYLNIKNANVTLPQGGFSLLGKINWLNKLRWDSEIKFKQLDLTQWLPMYPIKLDGQLVTHGIYDERSWAINLNNVDLTGDINYAPLQMNGDVSVNSNQYVSANNFNVNWGNNIIKLNGSTKKEDLVADINFSNLNIFDSKMSGNIIGHFIANGALEHPTVNADIKVNKLLWQDISLDQATLNGKVSYHDIVSGDITLKVKRIVTNSLTINNTNIELSGNEQKHNLTLNMVGKPLSNQMVLEGSLNKKRSEWQGSIPQAIVMLGHKNDWKINNPIKLNYNITRNLAQISAHCWLNNKSQICLDNDVIFANKGKATVSLNNIDLSLANSLINNQTNMAGYIDGKININWDPKFKIPDIIAYLDGKNVYIKQQIASQTLPIPFDLFKINADLNDKQANLSWKFGFSNLGKFSGNLRISDPVKEKRLSGQVDINNLSLAMINPLLNDNEHANGFINSNLKFSGSLLDPYITGNFDLEHSEIKANQLPVDIRSIMLDIDFHGKSSDLKGIMKTKAGEININGKANWQNVDNWNANVSVKGQAISLNMAPLLTMQIIPDIRVTANQHQLDLDGQVTIPKASIKIESLPPSTIDVSSDEVILDDHLRTVKSQNYGMAINSHVLVSLGEDVTIDAYGLAANLQGKLFVTQSAKGTTVNGQINIPKGRFHAYGQDLIVRKGEIIFAGPADQPRLNIEAIRNQDSIDDNVTAGIRVTGLADEPKVEIFSNPTMSQQEALSYLLRGQGLNSDEQGDNDMFTALLIGLGTAQTSNLVGDIGNTFGIKNLSLDTQGVGNNQKVVVSGYLLPNLQLKYGVGIFDSLAVFTLRYRLLPRLYLDVASGLDQTVDLIYQFEF comes from the coding sequence ATGAAGAATCCGAAACGCATTAGTAAAATTAAAAAGATTAAACGTATTAGAAAATGGAAAATACGTAGCTTAGTTGTATTATGTACGATTATTTTTATAATTGTATTACTATTTACATTTATTTATACGAGTCTGGGAATTAAGGTCATTAGTCGTGTTCTTGAAAAAGTTGTTCCGGAAGTTCATATTGGTCATGTCACTGGCGCGCTAAATAATCTTGAAATAGATGATTTTTCATATACTATGAATGGCGTTGATGTCTCTGTTGGTAAATCTAAGTTATCTCTCTCAGGTTTATGTTTAATTGAAGGTAAAATATGTATTAAGAATTTTGAAGCACAAGATGTAAGTGTCAATATAAATACAGCTAATATTTCAAGTGGGGATGATGAGATTACCCATTCCGAACCTGAACTAAAATCCACAGAACGTTTTGTGTTAAAAACACCATTACCGATAGAGTTAAGATCTGCGATATTAAATAACGTCAACGTTAATGTAGACCAAATGCACTTTGGATTATCTACTTTTCAAGGTCGTGCAACATGGATTAATGAATTAATTTATGTTTCACCTACTACGGCAATGGATGTTAAGGCTATTTTTCCGGACACCATTGATGACCCCCATTTAGTTACAAAAGAAAAACAATCTCCTCAAGCAATTAATGAAATTATTGAGGATCTGTTCAATAAACCATTAATATCATCATTACCAACCGTAAATATTCCGTTAGATTTTCATGTTAGCCATTTAACAGGTACTGGTTGGCAGTTACATATGGGTGGAGAAGACTACTTTTTTAATGATGTTGTTATTGAAGCTAATACCAATAATAATCTTATTGAGGCAAGATTAGTTGAAACAGATGCCAAAAGCAATTATGGTAACGGTCATATTCAAGTTAAAGGTCATATAAAATTAGGAGAACAATGGCCAATTAATGCTACCATAAATGGTAAAACAGATGGCAAAAAATTTACAGAATTAAATAGTCAATTCGATGGTCAATTGCTTGGTGTATTATCAAATCAAACTAACATCAAGGGAAACAATCAAGCTAAAATCCGAGCGAAGATAAATTTTAGCGAAAAATATTTGCCTATAACTACCAAAATAAATGGTAAACATTTGCAATGGCCACTTGAAGGCAAAGCCGATTATCAATTGAATGATTTCAGCATTGATCTATCAGGATTAGTTAACCATTATAATTTTAATGCTGAAGGCAATTTGTTTAGTAAAGAACTATCTAAAGCTTATTTTAACGTTCAATCTGATGGTACTAATGAATATCTCAATATTAAAAATGCAAATGTTACTTTACCACAAGGTGGGTTTTCATTATTAGGTAAAATAAATTGGTTAAATAAGTTGCGTTGGGATTCAGAAATTAAGTTTAAACAATTGGATCTTACCCAATGGTTACCTATGTATCCAATTAAATTGGATGGTCAATTGGTGACGCATGGAATTTATGACGAGCGTTCTTGGGCAATCAATTTAAATAACGTAGACTTGACCGGTGATATTAATTATGCGCCATTACAAATGAATGGTGATGTAAGTGTTAACTCTAATCAATATGTTTCAGCCAATAATTTTAATGTTAATTGGGGGAATAATATTATCAAATTAAATGGGTCAACGAAGAAAGAAGATCTGGTTGCTGATATTAATTTCTCTAATTTAAACATATTTGATTCTAAAATGTCTGGTAATATCATTGGTCATTTTATTGCCAATGGCGCCTTGGAACATCCAACTGTTAACGCAGACATAAAGGTTAATAAATTATTATGGCAAGATATATCATTAGATCAAGCTACTTTGAATGGTAAAGTAAGCTATCATGATATTGTCAGTGGTGATATTACTCTTAAAGTAAAACGGATTGTGACAAATAGCCTGACTATAAATAATACCAATATTGAATTGTCAGGAAATGAACAAAAACATAATTTAACACTTAATATGGTGGGTAAACCTTTATCAAATCAGATGGTATTAGAAGGCTCATTGAATAAAAAACGTAGTGAATGGCAAGGAAGTATTCCACAAGCTATCGTTATGTTAGGTCACAAAAACGACTGGAAGATTAATAATCCTATCAAATTAAACTATAATATAACTCGTAATTTAGCTCAAATTTCGGCACATTGTTGGTTAAATAATAAATCACAGATTTGCTTAGATAATGATGTTATTTTTGCCAATAAAGGTAAGGCAACAGTTAGTTTAAATAATATTGATCTTAGTCTAGCAAACTCTCTTATTAACAATCAAACCAATATGGCTGGCTATATAGATGGTAAGATTAATATTAATTGGGATCCTAAGTTTAAAATTCCAGATATAATTGCTTATCTGGATGGTAAAAATGTGTATATTAAACAACAAATAGCATCGCAAACACTACCTATCCCGTTTGATTTATTCAAGATTAATGCCGATCTCAATGATAAGCAGGCAAATTTAAGTTGGAAATTTGGTTTTAGCAATCTAGGGAAGTTCAGTGGGAACCTTAGAATAAGTGATCCTGTTAAAGAGAAACGTTTAAGCGGTCAGGTTGATATAAATAATTTATCCTTAGCTATGATTAATCCGCTGCTTAATGATAATGAACATGCTAATGGTTTTATTAATAGTAACTTAAAATTCTCAGGAAGTTTACTTGATCCGTATATTACGGGGAATTTCGATTTAGAACATAGTGAGATCAAGGCTAATCAGCTACCTGTAGATATCCGTTCAATTATGCTTGACATTGATTTTCATGGTAAATCATCTGATTTAAAAGGAATCATGAAAACCAAAGCTGGTGAGATTAATATTAATGGTAAAGCGAATTGGCAAAATGTTGATAATTGGAATGCGAATGTATCTGTTAAAGGCCAAGCCATCTCACTAAATATGGCACCACTATTAACAATGCAGATAATTCCAGATATTCGTGTAACAGCTAACCAGCACCAGTTAGATTTAGATGGGCAAGTTACCATACCAAAAGCAAGTATTAAAATTGAATCTTTGCCACCGTCTACAATTGATGTGTCATCAGATGAAGTCATCCTTGATGATCATTTGCGAACTGTAAAATCGCAAAATTATGGTATGGCAATTAATAGTCATGTTTTAGTTTCATTGGGTGAAGATGTCACCATTGATGCTTATGGTTTAGCAGCTAATTTGCAAGGAAAATTATTTGTAACGCAGAGTGCAAAAGGTACAACTGTAAATGGCCAGATAAATATTCCAAAAGGTCGATTTCATGCTTATGGGCAAGATCTGATAGTACGTAAAGGTGAAATTATTTTTGCCGGTCCAGCAGATCAACCAAGATTGAATATTGAAGCAATACGTAATCAAGACTCTATTGATGACAATGTTACAGCTGGGATTAGGGTGACAGGGCTTGCAGATGAGCCAAAAGTTGAGATCTTTTCAAATCCAACCATGTCACAACAAGAAGCGCTCTCGTATCTTCTTCGAGGACAAGGTCTTAATAGTGATGAGCAAGGCGACAACGATATGTTTACAGCTTTACTTATTGGTTTGGGTACCGCTCAAACAAGCAATTTAGTCGGCGATATAGGTAATACGTTTGGTATAAAAAATCTATCGTTAGATACACAAGGAGTCGGGAATAACCAAAAAGTTGTGGTAAGTGGATATTTGTTACCAAATTTACAATTAAAATATGGTGTAGGTATATTTGATTCGTTAGCTGTATTTACTTTACGCTATCGTCTATTGCCTCGTTTATATTTAGATGTAGCTTCAGGACTTGATCAAACGGTCGATTTGATCTATCAATTTGAATTTTAG
- a CDS encoding 5-formyltetrahydrofolate cyclo-ligase yields MHLKSVALTTEEIRRIVRQRRRDLVISERLHAEQSIYRQIYQHPKLLSAKKIAIFLSFDGEVNTQPIIEYLWQQNKSVYLPIIDLTNPHHLAFLPYHRHSQLTTNKFGIAEPIYDVDKILPYQSLDIVFTPLVAFDHRNYRIGMGGGFYDRLLQNYQHDNIYPIGLAFKCQQIKYVANQSWDIQLPEIIIG; encoded by the coding sequence ATGCATCTAAAATCGGTTGCTTTAACTACAGAAGAGATTCGCCGTATTGTCAGACAGCGTCGACGAGACTTAGTTATATCAGAACGTTTACATGCAGAACAATCGATTTATCGACAAATTTACCAACATCCCAAATTGTTATCGGCAAAAAAAATAGCTATCTTTTTATCTTTTGATGGTGAAGTCAATACCCAACCCATTATTGAATATTTGTGGCAACAAAATAAATCCGTTTATTTACCAATTATTGATTTAACTAATCCTCACCACTTAGCTTTTCTTCCTTATCATCGTCATTCTCAACTTACTACCAATAAGTTTGGTATTGCTGAACCTATTTATGATGTAGATAAAATCCTACCTTATCAATCACTAGATATAGTTTTTACTCCATTAGTCGCTTTTGATCATCGTAATTATCGCATCGGTATGGGGGGGGGATTCTATGACAGATTATTACAAAATTATCAACATGATAATATTTACCCTATTGGTTTAGCATTTAAATGCCAACAAATCAAATATGTTGCTAACCAAAGTTGGGATATTCAATTACCAGAAATAATTATAGGTTAA
- the hpt gene encoding hypoxanthine phosphoribosyltransferase translates to MKKHNLEQMFSEQDIQNRVKELGTQISENYQNSHNELVLVGLLRGSFIFMADLSRAITVGHEVDFMTASSYGNAMNSNRDVKILKDLDEDIRGKDVLIVEDIIDTGNTLSKVKELLELRAPRTIEICTLLDKPSRREVNVPVKYIGFSIPDEFVVGYGIDYAQHYRHLPYIGKVTLLE, encoded by the coding sequence ATGAAAAAGCATAATTTAGAACAAATGTTCTCAGAACAAGATATTCAAAATCGCGTTAAAGAATTAGGTACGCAAATTAGTGAAAATTACCAAAATAGTCATAACGAATTAGTGCTCGTGGGGTTATTACGTGGTTCTTTTATTTTTATGGCAGATCTTAGTCGAGCAATTACCGTAGGACATGAAGTCGATTTTATGACCGCGTCAAGTTATGGTAACGCCATGAACAGTAATCGTGATGTTAAAATTCTGAAAGATCTTGATGAAGATATTCGTGGAAAAGATGTATTAATCGTAGAAGATATCATTGATACAGGAAATACCTTAAGTAAAGTAAAAGAACTGCTTGAATTAAGAGCACCAAGAACAATAGAAATTTGTACTTTGCTTGATAAGCCTTCTCGTCGAGAGGTCAATGTACCTGTTAAATATATAGGATTCTCTATTCCAGACGAGTTTGTTGTGGGTTATGGTATTGATTATGCACAACATTATCGACATTTACCTTATATCGGTAAAGTTACTTTACTTGAATAA